From one Rhodamnia argentea isolate NSW1041297 chromosome 1, ASM2092103v1, whole genome shotgun sequence genomic stretch:
- the LOC115753942 gene encoding uncharacterized protein LOC115753942 — protein MASHKDTVIAKWTDQLTQLFVSVMVDEVKKGNRTTTTFNKAGWNNIQREFNNRTGRKYTLAQFKNKTFKVKDEYGSFKKVLSQLGFGWDNVNKKVVVEDDTVWGYHIKANPKWAKFRNEGLPLYP, from the exons ATGGCATCCCACAAAGACACAGTCATTGCAAAGTGGACCGACCAATTGACCCAATTGTTTGTAAGTGTCATGGTAGACGAGGTTAAAAAGGGAAATCGAACTACTACTACCTTCAACAAAGCGGGGTGGAATAACATTCAGCGAGAGTTCAATAATCGGACGGGACGGAAGTATACTCTAGCTCAATTCAAGAACAAGACTTTCAAAGTGAAGGACGAATACGGTAGTTTTAAGAAGGTTCTTAGCCAATTGGGATTTGGATGGGATAATGTAAACAAAAAGGTTGTCGTGGAGGATGACACTGTTTGGGGgtatcatatcaag GCTAATCCAAAATGGGCCAAATTCAGGAATGAAGGGCTTCCTTTGTATCCTTAG